Proteins encoded together in one Pseudomonadota bacterium window:
- a CDS encoding transglutaminase-like domain-containing protein, translating into MKKFCAVLLFVFLLITLPAFAGIPSGNLTFTITPSITDGNKDVKLWAPYPMSDEFQTITNMKIAGNYQESAIYRDPVSEAVYLYAAWTKPVDKPLCVMSFHISQKDRKNANLKDSGKKYPELVLKYLESTDEIPANDPEMKKIAQKTIKGKKGTLEKAKAIYDWVVQNTFRDPDVKGCGLGLPHRTIEQCKGGGKCADISAVFVTLARAAGIPARDVYGLRLALPKDGDVTSSFHCWAEFYLPGTGWVMVDPADVRKMILVHKLELNDAMDWYKFFWGGDDLFRLVLENNSRGVSLYKAEQKISYFMYPAAQVDGKMLNYFDAAGFSYKVEYIGDK; encoded by the coding sequence ATGAAAAAATTTTGTGCCGTATTATTGTTTGTTTTTTTATTGATTACATTACCGGCTTTTGCAGGTATTCCTTCGGGAAATCTCACCTTTACAATAACTCCTTCTATTACGGATGGAAACAAGGATGTAAAACTGTGGGCGCCATACCCAATGAGTGACGAATTTCAAACTATCACCAACATGAAAATTGCAGGAAATTATCAGGAATCCGCTATCTATCGCGATCCTGTTTCCGAAGCTGTATATTTATATGCCGCCTGGACTAAACCTGTAGACAAACCCTTGTGTGTTATGAGTTTTCACATCAGCCAAAAAGACCGGAAAAATGCCAACCTGAAAGATTCCGGCAAAAAATATCCTGAACTTGTTTTAAAATATCTTGAATCTACAGATGAAATTCCGGCCAATGACCCTGAGATGAAAAAAATTGCTCAAAAAACTATTAAAGGCAAAAAAGGCACCCTTGAAAAAGCAAAAGCTATTTACGACTGGGTTGTACAAAACACCTTCAGAGATCCTGATGTAAAAGGCTGCGGCCTTGGATTACCCCACAGAACCATTGAACAATGTAAAGGCGGGGGAAAATGTGCTGATATAAGCGCTGTTTTTGTAACTTTAGCCCGTGCAGCCGGTATTCCGGCAAGAGATGTTTACGGCCTTCGCCTGGCTTTACCCAAAGATGGAGATGTTACAAGCAGCTTTCATTGCTGGGCTGAATTTTATCTTCCCGGCACAGGCTGGGTAATGGTTGACCCTGCAGATGTAAGAAAAATGATACTGGTACACAAACTTGAACTCAATGATGCTATGGATTGGTACAAGTTTTTCTGGGGCGGAGATGATCTTTTCAGACTAGTTCTTGAAAATAATTCAAGAGGCGTTTCGCTTTACAAAGCAGAGCAGAAAATCAGCTATTTCATGTATCCGGCAGCCCAGGTAGACGGCAAAATGCTTAATTATTTTGATGCCGCAGGATTCAGTTATAAAGTGGAATATATTGGCGACAAATAA
- a CDS encoding 4Fe-4S dicluster domain-containing protein, with translation MENRRAFIKNGLMVCLGASGVLFGTKAYSFPSAAGARWGMIIDSTRCTGCQSCMVACKLQNNTAQNEFNTKIKDTETGIWPDARISFKTTLCVHCSDPPCVKACKAGAAFMHESGLVLTDWNLCDGNGACIDACPYDARFHDNRFSDKTDKCDLCINRLAQGLSPACVENCSPGARIFGRFDKPEGEFGKYLKHIEKQMSKKSRKTSVIYHSMEKEGQGS, from the coding sequence ATGGAAAACAGAAGAGCATTTATAAAAAACGGCCTTATGGTTTGCCTGGGAGCAAGTGGTGTCTTGTTTGGAACAAAAGCCTACTCCTTTCCATCTGCCGCAGGAGCCAGATGGGGCATGATCATAGACAGTACACGCTGCACCGGCTGCCAGTCATGCATGGTAGCCTGCAAGCTTCAGAATAATACAGCACAAAATGAATTTAACACAAAGATTAAGGATACGGAAACAGGAATCTGGCCTGATGCACGGATAAGCTTCAAAACCACATTGTGTGTTCACTGCAGCGACCCGCCATGCGTCAAAGCCTGCAAGGCAGGCGCAGCATTTATGCATGAATCCGGTTTGGTATTAACCGATTGGAACCTGTGTGACGGAAACGGGGCATGCATTGATGCCTGCCCTTATGATGCGCGATTTCATGACAACCGCTTTTCGGATAAGACAGACAAATGCGATTTGTGCATAAACCGGCTTGCGCAGGGATTAAGTCCGGCCTGTGTTGAAAACTGCTCTCCCGGAGCACGAATCTTCGGCAGGTTTGACAAGCCTGAAGGTGAATTTGGAAAATATCTGAAACATATTGAAAAGCAAATGTCAAAAAAATCACGCAAGACATCCGTGATCTATCATAGCATGGAAAAGGAGGGGCAAGGATCATGA
- a CDS encoding molybdopterin-dependent oxidoreductase: MSSKNDDNTKVISRRTLIKTGLAATAVLSCDTAIAESPKTIDPRELQKTPETRLSPNTKTVHSVCLACNARCGVRGVIQDGKLVNISGNPYHPYNMQFDPISYDTQLADALKISSPVCGKSLDTPGYIYNPYRILSPLKRFGPRGSKKFEPVSWDTLIREVSDGGRLFAHLGENRQVPGIKDLLSDEPIQSDDPSLGPKRNGLVFLTGRLQSGRKEFIDRFVKSSVGSKNRIGHTDICGLGFRMGNFALSGEKEVELKADPKNADYILVFGANIYEALQPGINTYGAIVARRQSGGKLSFSIVDPRATRASVHAKDWLPVKPGKDGALAMGIIRYMMEHDRVNKFYLSAPNETEVKKRGFGVLSNASHLVICDPTHPDDSAFLRMKHIDPSLGDVKGNEKVVFEENSRNTASAQYIRQANLDAEGVIKDYFGNSVRVKTAYRLLKEEAFAHSLSEYAKFSGVLKTQIQRVAHEFSSHGTRAAVTQYHGAGNYVNGTYAAYAIASLNALVGSVNMKGGYLKGGGGCGSPVKGIYDLKSFPNSVKNKGVAISREKAVYEKSAEYQSKKRATGSGYPAKRPWFAFTKGGLCVEALSGIDQQYPYPARVLFTYLFNPVYSIPGGYRFKETLADTDKVPLHISLDIAINESNIYADYIIPDLSFAEGHYGWLTPHAPGLSFTGIRSPMIEPINHKTPDGRPICTETLLIDLAKYMNLPGFGQGAIHGKDGKSYDLNRAEDFYLRAFANIADNAKIPKADQSEISYVESAYLLAKYKNILPEEQWHSVCHMLARGGVFKPYDAVFEKEVFTKGISEVHLYNENLAKSINSLTGKRFSGSPGWLNPSNSKGMILDEMEKQYPYSIITYKSRLHTQSRSLWSNYAMEIQDENNIEININDCKQLGLKEGDNVKLVSESNPEGIQGKVQPTSLIRPGCIAVSFHFGHSQFGGSILEVKKGDKVFQGGKSVMKGNFLISNPEFTKGLNFNDVALLDKNMNQTPMVDLVGGIPDFSSTRVKIIRET; encoded by the coding sequence ATGAGCAGTAAAAATGATGACAACACAAAAGTAATCAGCAGGCGCACTCTGATCAAAACGGGTCTGGCTGCCACAGCTGTTCTTTCCTGTGATACGGCTATTGCCGAAAGCCCCAAAACAATTGATCCCAGAGAGTTGCAGAAAACACCTGAAACACGATTATCACCAAATACAAAAACCGTTCATTCCGTTTGCCTGGCCTGTAATGCCCGCTGCGGTGTTCGCGGAGTAATTCAGGACGGCAAGCTGGTCAATATTTCCGGCAACCCTTACCATCCTTATAATATGCAGTTTGATCCCATTTCTTATGACACACAATTGGCCGATGCTTTGAAAATAAGCAGCCCGGTTTGCGGAAAGTCGCTTGATACGCCCGGATATATATACAACCCCTATAGAATATTATCCCCGCTTAAACGCTTTGGCCCAAGAGGATCGAAAAAATTCGAACCGGTTTCCTGGGATACCTTAATACGTGAAGTTTCCGATGGAGGAAGGCTTTTTGCACATTTAGGAGAAAACCGGCAGGTTCCGGGTATAAAGGATCTTCTTTCCGATGAACCCATACAAAGTGATGATCCTTCCTTAGGTCCCAAAAGAAACGGTCTGGTTTTTCTTACAGGCAGGCTTCAAAGCGGAAGAAAAGAGTTTATCGACCGTTTTGTTAAAAGCAGTGTGGGATCTAAAAACCGCATCGGCCATACGGACATATGCGGTCTGGGCTTTCGCATGGGTAATTTTGCCTTAAGCGGTGAAAAAGAAGTGGAACTTAAAGCCGATCCAAAAAACGCCGATTACATACTTGTTTTTGGGGCCAATATATATGAAGCATTACAACCTGGAATCAATACTTACGGTGCAATAGTGGCCCGCAGACAGTCAGGAGGCAAACTCTCCTTTTCTATCGTAGATCCCAGAGCTACACGGGCATCGGTTCACGCAAAAGACTGGCTTCCTGTAAAACCCGGAAAAGACGGGGCACTTGCCATGGGCATAATCCGTTACATGATGGAACATGACAGGGTAAACAAATTTTATTTAAGCGCTCCTAATGAAACGGAAGTAAAGAAAAGGGGGTTTGGTGTGCTTTCAAACGCAAGTCATCTTGTAATCTGTGATCCAACCCATCCGGATGACAGCGCTTTTTTGCGCATGAAGCATATAGATCCGTCGCTTGGTGATGTTAAAGGCAATGAAAAAGTTGTGTTTGAAGAAAACAGCCGGAATACGGCTTCAGCTCAGTACATCCGGCAGGCAAACCTTGATGCAGAAGGAGTAATAAAGGATTATTTTGGAAACAGCGTCCGCGTAAAAACCGCCTACCGTCTATTAAAAGAAGAGGCTTTTGCACATTCTCTTTCTGAGTATGCAAAGTTTTCCGGTGTTTTAAAAACACAAATTCAAAGAGTTGCCCATGAATTTTCTTCTCACGGCACCAGAGCTGCGGTGACCCAGTATCACGGGGCAGGAAACTATGTTAACGGCACATACGCCGCTTATGCTATTGCATCATTAAATGCCCTTGTCGGCAGTGTAAACATGAAAGGTGGTTATCTTAAAGGCGGAGGAGGTTGCGGAAGCCCGGTTAAAGGCATATACGATCTTAAATCATTTCCAAACAGTGTGAAAAACAAAGGGGTGGCTATATCCAGGGAAAAGGCGGTATATGAAAAATCCGCCGAGTATCAGAGCAAAAAAAGGGCGACAGGATCAGGCTATCCTGCCAAACGCCCCTGGTTTGCTTTTACCAAGGGGGGGCTTTGTGTAGAAGCTTTAAGCGGAATTGATCAGCAATACCCCTACCCTGCCCGGGTTCTTTTTACTTATCTTTTTAATCCGGTTTACTCCATACCGGGAGGTTATCGCTTTAAAGAGACACTGGCCGATACGGATAAAGTACCGCTTCATATCTCTTTGGATATTGCTATAAACGAATCCAACATATATGCCGACTATATAATACCGGATTTAAGCTTTGCCGAAGGACATTACGGCTGGCTTACTCCTCATGCTCCTGGTTTGTCCTTTACAGGTATACGAAGCCCCATGATTGAACCCATAAACCACAAAACGCCTGACGGCAGACCTATATGCACGGAAACGCTTTTAATTGATCTTGCCAAATATATGAATCTTCCCGGTTTCGGTCAGGGAGCAATCCACGGAAAAGACGGGAAAAGCTATGATCTTAACCGGGCCGAGGATTTTTATTTAAGAGCTTTTGCAAATATAGCAGACAACGCAAAAATCCCAAAAGCCGATCAGTCTGAAATCTCTTATGTTGAATCGGCTTATCTGCTTGCAAAATATAAAAATATACTTCCTGAAGAACAATGGCACAGCGTGTGTCATATGCTTGCAAGAGGCGGTGTATTCAAACCCTATGATGCGGTTTTTGAGAAAGAGGTTTTCACAAAAGGTATTAGTGAAGTACATCTGTACAATGAAAATCTGGCAAAAAGCATAAACAGCCTTACTGGCAAACGATTTTCGGGCTCTCCCGGCTGGCTTAATCCCAGCAATTCCAAGGGAATGATTTTAGATGAGATGGAAAAGCAATATCCGTATTCAATCATAACTTACAAAAGCAGACTGCATACCCAATCACGATCTCTCTGGTCAAATTATGCCATGGAAATCCAGGATGAAAATAATATTGAGATAAATATTAATGACTGTAAGCAACTGGGACTCAAGGAGGGAGATAATGTAAAACTGGTTTCTGAAAGTAATCCTGAAGGCATACAAGGGAAGGTTCAGCCCACATCTCTGATACGGCCGGGCTGTATTGCAGTGTCATTTCATTTTGGTCATAGCCAGTTTGGTGGAAGTATTTTGGAAGTAAAAAAAGGAGATAAAGTTTTTCAGGGAGGCAAATCTGTTATGAAAGGAAATTTTCTGATTTCAAACCCGGAATTTACAAAAGGTTTGAATTTTAATGATGTTGCCCTTCTGGACAAAAATATGAATCAGACTCCTATGGTAGATCTGGTGGGAGGTATTCCTGATTTCAGCAGTACAAGGGTTAAGATCATCAGGGAGACTTAA
- a CDS encoding TIGR03545 family protein, translating to MKKGFGRKILIAFFVVIVFVFLVWAVFADLFVEYMVEAKGTEAAGAKVELKNADLSLFPLGLTLNGLQVTNPYEPMKNAVEIGRISANVDTTWLFRKKVIIDELNIDNVRFDTKRTKSGATKKQVKVAKKEEKELAPGFPALKMPDINEVLAKENLKTLELAKEIKSDIENSKGLWEKKIAAIAGKEKIEEYKKRIEALKKMKDTKDIGSILGATGEARSIYKDIHEEIKVLKKSQNELNSTLSNFKSKISALEKAPQEDIRRLSEKYGLSASGLSNISRYFIGPEIQQWVDRGLYWKQRLEPFINKKDGDKKEKTKEVKPPAEKETMPDFLIRLSNVSVNLPMGEFSGKIKDISSDQKILGRPITFDFAGDKLSGVNSVKLDGSVNRIKPDFPSDKFNLKLKNYKIKAASISKSSSLPLTFEKGNADMDLEAILKKGIIDAAVKLNLNDVNMLSGDVSSGYAKAVSSALKGVSKIDIKADITGPVDNYKINISSNLDGLLKNAIGSAVKEQAALFQNKLRAGISDKVKGPVQEAKGSLAGFEGLESEIENRLSQLTGMQAGSAEKNTGIGGFKLPLF from the coding sequence ATGAAAAAAGGATTCGGACGCAAGATACTTATAGCTTTTTTCGTTGTGATAGTATTTGTTTTTTTAGTGTGGGCAGTATTTGCCGATCTGTTTGTGGAATATATGGTAGAAGCAAAGGGTACTGAGGCTGCGGGAGCAAAAGTCGAGTTAAAAAATGCTGATCTGTCTCTTTTCCCATTGGGTTTAACCCTTAACGGGCTACAGGTTACAAATCCTTATGAGCCAATGAAAAATGCTGTTGAGATTGGGCGTATTTCAGCAAATGTCGACACTACTTGGTTGTTTCGCAAAAAAGTTATTATAGATGAATTGAACATAGATAATGTTCGCTTTGATACAAAGCGTACAAAATCCGGCGCTACAAAAAAACAGGTTAAAGTTGCTAAAAAAGAAGAAAAAGAGTTGGCCCCAGGTTTTCCTGCGCTTAAAATGCCTGATATCAATGAGGTGCTTGCAAAAGAGAATCTGAAAACGCTTGAGCTGGCGAAAGAGATAAAGTCGGATATTGAAAACAGTAAAGGCTTATGGGAGAAAAAAATAGCAGCTATTGCCGGAAAGGAAAAGATAGAAGAATATAAAAAGCGCATCGAAGCTCTAAAAAAAATGAAAGACACAAAAGATATCGGAAGCATCCTTGGTGCTACAGGAGAAGCTCGGTCTATTTATAAGGACATACATGAAGAAATTAAGGTGCTGAAAAAATCACAAAATGAGCTAAACTCCACTCTTTCAAATTTTAAGTCGAAGATTTCAGCATTAGAAAAAGCTCCCCAGGAAGATATTCGCAGGCTTTCGGAAAAATATGGATTGTCAGCTTCAGGCTTGTCAAATATCAGCCGTTATTTTATAGGCCCTGAAATTCAACAATGGGTTGACAGGGGGCTTTACTGGAAGCAAAGGCTTGAGCCGTTTATTAATAAAAAAGACGGCGATAAAAAAGAAAAGACAAAAGAAGTTAAACCACCGGCAGAAAAAGAAACTATGCCTGATTTTCTTATACGCCTTTCAAATGTTTCCGTAAATCTTCCAATGGGAGAATTTTCCGGTAAAATAAAAGACATTTCTTCCGATCAGAAAATACTTGGTCGTCCTATTACTTTTGATTTTGCCGGAGATAAACTTTCAGGTGTTAATTCAGTAAAACTTGACGGATCAGTAAACCGTATTAAACCCGATTTTCCTTCAGATAAATTTAATTTAAAGCTTAAGAACTATAAAATAAAAGCAGCAAGCATTTCCAAAAGTTCATCATTGCCGCTTACTTTTGAAAAAGGCAATGCGGACATGGATCTTGAAGCAATATTAAAAAAGGGTATTATTGATGCAGCAGTAAAACTTAACCTAAACGATGTTAATATGTTATCAGGTGATGTGTCCTCCGGCTACGCAAAAGCCGTTTCAAGCGCTTTAAAAGGAGTATCAAAAATAGATATTAAAGCCGATATTACAGGCCCTGTGGATAACTATAAAATTAATATATCTTCAAACCTTGACGGATTGCTTAAAAACGCCATAGGCTCGGCAGTAAAAGAACAAGCTGCATTATTTCAAAACAAACTTCGTGCAGGTATATCGGATAAAGTAAAAGGTCCGGTTCAGGAGGCAAAGGGAAGTCTTGCAGGATTTGAAGGGCTGGAAAGCGAGATTGAAAACAGGTTGTCCCAGTTGACCGGAATGCAGGCAGGAAGCGCTGAGAAAAATACCGGTATCGGCGGTTTTAAACTTCCATTATTTTAA
- a CDS encoding 4Fe-4S binding protein, whose protein sequence is MFMQPKKSFALVNYTICNPKICNPDEGCCAAVPACTHKVIKQIDGVFEQPMIFQDMCMGCWDCIEACPLGAVFIKHVT, encoded by the coding sequence ATGTTTATGCAGCCTAAAAAATCATTTGCTTTAGTTAATTATACTATATGCAATCCAAAAATATGTAACCCGGACGAAGGGTGTTGTGCCGCTGTACCGGCATGCACACACAAAGTGATTAAACAGATTGATGGTGTTTTCGAACAACCCATGATATTTCAGGATATGTGTATGGGATGCTGGGATTGCATTGAAGCCTGCCCCTTGGGTGCTGTTTTTATTAAACATGTTACCTGA